One genomic segment of Rivularia sp. PCC 7116 includes these proteins:
- a CDS encoding DUF2231 domain-containing protein translates to MDTEIINQMPIGANGLPYHIPIHPNLVHLTLGLFIIAITFDIAGVFFTLEKPIFKFLSIRVNRANFFDVGWYNIVASAIITFFTVAAGFYEIMLAKPQPDIKSAWGLGAMETMLWHGVGGVLLLAFIVGMAVWRGFQRFKFCKDKTLQVQLSYLLVGLVIMFVMYLHGTLGAHMAGEFGIHNTADNLLQSGQDPNTLLK, encoded by the coding sequence ATGGATACAGAAATTATAAATCAGATGCCTATAGGTGCAAATGGGTTGCCATATCATATACCAATTCATCCTAATTTAGTGCATTTAACATTGGGACTATTTATTATTGCGATTACTTTTGATATTGCCGGTGTATTTTTCACATTAGAAAAACCAATCTTCAAATTTCTATCTATACGTGTCAATCGTGCCAATTTTTTTGATGTTGGCTGGTACAATATCGTGGCTTCAGCCATAATTACTTTTTTCACGGTGGCAGCAGGTTTTTATGAAATTATGCTGGCAAAACCTCAACCTGATATCAAAAGTGCTTGGGGATTGGGAGCAATGGAAACAATGCTCTGGCATGGTGTGGGAGGAGTTTTGCTGCTGGCTTTTATAGTTGGCATGGCTGTTTGGCGAGGATTTCAACGCTTCAAATTTTGTAAGGATAAGACTTTGCAAGTCCAGTTGAGTTATTTACTCGTAGGGCTAGTCATTATGTTTGTAATGTATCTCCACGGAACATTAGGAGCGCATATGGCTGGTGAATTTGGTATACACAATACCGCAGATAATTTATTGCAATCGGGACAAGATCCCAATACTTTATTGAAATAA
- a CDS encoding DUF2231 domain-containing protein: MFEKLIPQLNEHNLPYPDTIHPIVVHFVIAMVLFAFVCDVVGYFTKNTRLFEVSWWNMFFATISVFIAVIFGQIEAGLALAYDAVEPTLNLHTLIGWSLSGFIAAMTGWRYVIRIRYPKRVPVTYLGIGLILTMLLCFQVYLGDKLVWVYGLHTSQVVEAVKEGAL, from the coding sequence ATGTTTGAAAAATTGATTCCGCAATTAAATGAGCATAATTTGCCTTATCCAGATACAATTCATCCAATCGTAGTTCACTTTGTGATTGCGATGGTTTTATTTGCCTTTGTCTGCGATGTAGTAGGCTATTTTACTAAAAACACTCGACTTTTTGAAGTGAGTTGGTGGAATATGTTTTTTGCTACAATTTCCGTTTTTATCGCAGTTATTTTTGGTCAAATTGAAGCTGGTTTAGCATTAGCTTATGATGCAGTAGAACCAACGCTGAATTTACACACTTTAATAGGTTGGTCTCTTTCAGGATTTATCGCCGCAATGACAGGATGGCGCTATGTAATTCGCATCCGCTATCCCAAAAGAGTACCAGTTACTTATTTAGGAATTGGCTTAATTTTAACAATGCTGCTGTGTTTTCAAGTGTATCTTGGAGACAAGCTAGTTTGGGTGTATGGATTGCATACAAGTCAAGTTGTAGAAGCCGTGAAAGAAGGGGCTTTATAA
- a CDS encoding DUF2934 domain-containing protein: MLNDITLCPGTNCPIKHNCYRFTLKIPGRKISFTQTPYDINTNSCKHFISNHPSENQIRLKAYEIWQRMGCPNNKSVECWLQAEKELM, translated from the coding sequence ATGCTTAACGATATTACCTTGTGTCCGGGAACAAATTGTCCGATAAAACACAACTGTTACCGCTTTACACTAAAAATTCCAGGGCGGAAAATTTCTTTTACACAAACTCCCTATGACATCAACACTAATTCCTGCAAACACTTCATCAGCAACCATCCTTCAGAAAATCAAATCCGCTTAAAAGCTTATGAGATTTGGCAGCGAATGGGCTGCCCTAACAATAAATCTGTGGAATGTTGGCTGCAAGCCGAAAAAGAACTGATGTAA
- a CDS encoding translation initiation factor → MAAAKRKSSNKSAVWREFGSDNAATQRATPDLPPEKQDLRVQATRAGRKGKTVTIITGFQSKPETLQALLKQLKGQCGCGGTVKDNEIEIQGEHKQKILEILKKQGYKAKISGG, encoded by the coding sequence ATGGCTGCTGCAAAACGCAAATCTTCTAATAAATCCGCTGTTTGGCGAGAGTTTGGTTCTGATAATGCTGCGACTCAAAGAGCAACACCCGATTTACCTCCTGAAAAACAGGATTTGCGGGTACAGGCAACCCGTGCTGGGCGTAAAGGTAAAACTGTGACTATAATTACGGGATTTCAAAGTAAACCGGAAACTCTACAAGCTTTGTTAAAGCAGTTAAAAGGGCAATGCGGTTGCGGGGGTACGGTTAAGGATAATGAAATTGAAATTCAAGGAGAACACAAGCAAAAAATTCTTGAAATTTTGAAGAAGCAGGGATATAAAGCCAAAATTAGCGGTGGCTAA
- a CDS encoding YqaE/Pmp3 family membrane protein produces the protein MDLIRIICAIFIPPLGVFLQVGIGADFWINILLTLLGYIPGVVHAIWVIAKK, from the coding sequence ATGGATTTAATTCGCATAATTTGTGCTATTTTCATTCCCCCTTTGGGAGTATTTTTACAGGTTGGTATTGGTGCTGATTTTTGGATTAATATTCTTTTAACTTTATTAGGATATATACCAGGTGTTGTTCACGCAATATGGGTGATTGCTAAAAAGTAA
- a CDS encoding hydantoinase B/oxoprolinase family protein, with the protein MHKTTQPDPVRLEIFKNLYQFIAEQMGIVLQNTAASVNIKERLDFSCAIFDASGLLVANAPHIPVHLGSMSESVRSLINDKGSSLKPGNVYLSNNPYNGGTHLPDVTAITPVFGVSHTPIFYVASRGHQADIGGITPGSMPPHSKTIEEEGILFDNFLLVETGNFREQAVRQVLANHTYPARNIDQNIADFRASIAANNRGVQELLKMVEQYSLEVVQNYMQFVQNNAEEAVRKAIDVLKDGTFSYEMDSGAKIQVEVTINKENRSAKIDFTGTSKQLNSNFNAPKAVTQAAVLYVFRTLVKDNIPLNAGCLNPLEIIIPQGCMLNPSYPAAVVAGNVETSQTIVDALYGALGVMSGSQGTMNNFTFGNENYQYYETICGGSGAGEDFDGTDAVQTHMTNSRLTDPEVLESRYPVLLENFSLRFGSGGKGKHSGGNGVIRRIQFLENMTANILCSHRLISPFGLNNGEAGKVGRNLVIRKNGSEEELNSTATVEMEAGDIFVIETPGGGGFG; encoded by the coding sequence ATGCATAAAACAACCCAACCCGACCCAGTTCGTTTAGAAATCTTTAAAAATCTTTATCAATTTATAGCCGAACAAATGGGAATCGTGCTGCAAAATACCGCAGCTTCGGTAAACATTAAAGAGCGTTTGGATTTTTCCTGTGCAATCTTTGATGCTTCCGGTTTATTAGTCGCAAATGCGCCTCATATTCCCGTACATTTGGGTTCGATGAGTGAAAGCGTTCGCAGTCTAATTAATGATAAGGGTAGCAGTTTAAAACCAGGAAATGTATATTTATCAAATAATCCCTATAACGGTGGAACTCATCTTCCCGACGTAACGGCAATTACTCCGGTTTTTGGTGTTTCTCATACTCCTATTTTCTACGTTGCTTCTCGCGGGCATCAAGCCGATATTGGCGGAATTACACCGGGTTCGATGCCTCCCCATAGTAAAACTATCGAAGAGGAAGGTATTTTATTTGATAATTTTCTCTTAGTTGAAACAGGCAATTTTCGGGAACAAGCAGTAAGGCAAGTACTGGCAAATCATACTTATCCAGCTAGAAATATCGACCAAAATATAGCTGACTTCAGAGCTTCTATTGCTGCTAATAATCGCGGAGTTCAAGAACTTCTGAAAATGGTTGAGCAATATAGCTTAGAAGTTGTACAAAATTATATGCAGTTTGTACAAAATAATGCGGAAGAAGCGGTAAGAAAAGCAATTGATGTTTTAAAAGATGGTACTTTTAGTTATGAAATGGATAGTGGTGCCAAAATTCAAGTCGAAGTAACTATTAACAAAGAAAATCGCAGCGCTAAAATAGATTTTACCGGCACATCCAAACAGTTAAATAGTAACTTTAATGCTCCCAAAGCTGTAACTCAAGCTGCCGTTTTATACGTCTTCCGTACTTTAGTTAAAGATAATATTCCTCTGAATGCAGGCTGTCTCAATCCTTTAGAAATTATTATTCCCCAGGGCTGTATGCTCAACCCCAGTTATCCAGCAGCAGTAGTTGCTGGTAATGTGGAAACTTCCCAAACTATTGTCGATGCTTTGTATGGAGCCTTGGGAGTAATGTCAGGTTCTCAAGGTACCATGAACAACTTTACCTTTGGCAACGAAAACTATCAATATTACGAAACAATCTGCGGAGGCTCCGGTGCTGGTGAAGACTTTGACGGTACGGATGCCGTACAAACTCATATGACAAATTCGCGCTTAACTGACCCCGAAGTATTAGAATCAAGATATCCGGTACTTCTAGAAAATTTTAGTTTGCGTTTCGGTAGTGGTGGTAAGGGAAAACATTCTGGTGGTAATGGAGTAATCCGTCGCATCCAATTTTTAGAAAATATGACAGCGAATATTCTTTGCTCTCACCGTTTGATATCTCCCTTCGGTTTAAACAATGGAGAAGCGGGGAAAGTTGGACGTAATTTGGTAATTCGTAAGAATGGAAGCGAAGAAGAATTGAATAGTACCGCAACGGTAGAAATGGAAGCTGGAGATATCTTTGTGATAGAAACTCCTGGTGGTGGCGGGTTTGGATAA
- a CDS encoding dual specificity protein phosphatase family protein, giving the protein MYKFAPASENETIVYGSARPGYNDEKVGQWIEFMQSQGIKCVCCLLDRSQLNKYSNLLDIYQKEFGSKKVCWAAIEDFNLIDSEILIQNILPFLAEANRQNEKVVVHCSAGIGRTGQVLAAWLVYKRGFTNQDAISTVMRIKRNPYEFIVTAAMKGENPKKAIAQFNSILDNCRIFGEKDR; this is encoded by the coding sequence ATGTACAAATTTGCACCGGCAAGCGAAAATGAAACTATTGTATATGGCTCTGCAAGACCTGGATATAATGATGAAAAGGTTGGGCAATGGATTGAGTTTATGCAAAGCCAAGGTATAAAGTGCGTCTGCTGTTTGCTCGATCGAAGTCAATTAAACAAGTATTCAAATTTATTAGACATATATCAAAAAGAATTTGGCTCTAAAAAAGTTTGTTGGGCAGCAATTGAGGATTTTAATTTAATTGATAGTGAAATATTAATTCAAAATATCTTACCATTTCTAGCAGAAGCAAATCGACAAAATGAAAAAGTAGTAGTACACTGTTCGGCTGGAATTGGACGCACGGGACAGGTTTTAGCTGCTTGGTTAGTTTACAAACGGGGATTTACGAATCAAGATGCTATATCTACAGTTATGCGAATCAAAAGAAATCCCTATGAATTTATAGTTACTGCCGCAATGAAAGGTGAAAATCCGAAGAAAGCAATTGCACAATTTAATTCAATTTTGGATAATTGTCGTATTTTTGGCGAAAAAGACAGATAG
- a CDS encoding slipin family protein: MWKNFYIKPGEIGILYNRSDFKKILTSGTYTYFGRFWRVETFDLKQPEANIENLELLLRDNAEELQEHLLVVRTDFSQAALVRIGQKWITVLPNQLRAFWRGFIEVEADIFNLEESLELATQFVQQLRGFNFSGIKKILVKEYEIGLLYVQNNFVRPLEPGEYAFWAIDKEITYYAMSRLMHNPQFPLEEVLIERHPEFVTAYCETVQTVAQQVAIVRYQGKAIAILPPTSRKLFWQGVDVEVVDISSNPKLSTALVTELVSGLPETVNLSRSCLHVCQVPAQHIGLLYINQEYQTVLESGIHAWWVFGRSFRSEAIDLRLQNMEVSGQDILSKDKVPLRLNLTAGFRIRDALTARNGLSDFIGYLYKELQFALRAAVGEKNLDELLEDKGAIDISIAEYIRPKAAEYGIEIDSVGVKDIILPGEIKTILSKVVEAEKSAQANVVRRREETAATRSMLNTARVMEDNPVALRLKELEVLERISEKIEKIQVNGSLDSILTELIQINRS, from the coding sequence ATGTGGAAAAATTTCTATATCAAACCCGGTGAAATCGGAATTTTATATAACCGTAGCGATTTCAAAAAGATTTTAACTTCTGGAACCTACACTTACTTTGGTAGGTTTTGGCGAGTTGAAACTTTTGATTTAAAGCAGCCAGAAGCGAATATTGAAAACTTAGAATTACTGTTAAGAGATAATGCCGAAGAACTACAAGAGCATCTATTAGTAGTACGTACTGATTTCAGCCAAGCTGCTTTAGTAAGAATTGGGCAGAAATGGATAACCGTTTTGCCAAATCAATTACGAGCATTTTGGCGGGGTTTTATTGAAGTCGAAGCCGATATCTTTAATTTAGAAGAAAGTTTAGAATTAGCAACTCAATTCGTACAGCAATTGCGTGGATTTAATTTTAGCGGCATCAAGAAAATTCTAGTTAAAGAATATGAAATTGGTTTATTGTACGTCCAAAATAACTTTGTTCGTCCTCTTGAGCCTGGAGAATACGCATTTTGGGCTATAGATAAGGAGATTACATATTATGCAATGAGTCGTCTGATGCATAATCCGCAATTTCCCCTCGAAGAAGTATTAATTGAGAGACATCCTGAGTTTGTTACAGCTTATTGTGAAACCGTACAAACAGTTGCTCAACAGGTTGCAATTGTTAGGTATCAAGGAAAGGCGATCGCTATTTTACCTCCAACCAGTCGCAAGTTATTTTGGCAGGGTGTTGATGTCGAAGTCGTTGATATTAGCAGCAATCCTAAATTATCAACAGCTTTAGTTACCGAATTAGTTTCAGGTTTACCCGAAACCGTAAACTTGAGTCGTAGCTGTTTGCACGTTTGCCAAGTACCCGCTCAACACATCGGCTTACTATATATCAACCAAGAATATCAAACGGTACTTGAATCGGGAATTCATGCATGGTGGGTGTTTGGGCGCTCTTTCCGCAGCGAAGCCATTGATTTACGTTTACAAAATATGGAGGTTTCTGGACAAGATATTTTATCCAAAGACAAAGTACCTCTGCGTTTGAATTTAACTGCTGGTTTCCGCATCCGAGACGCATTAACAGCAAGAAATGGATTGTCAGATTTTATTGGTTATCTGTACAAAGAATTACAGTTTGCTTTACGTGCTGCGGTGGGTGAAAAGAATTTAGACGAACTTTTAGAAGATAAAGGAGCAATCGACATCAGCATTGCAGAATATATTCGTCCCAAAGCAGCAGAATACGGAATAGAAATTGATTCGGTGGGAGTGAAAGACATCATTCTTCCCGGAGAAATCAAAACTATTTTGAGCAAAGTTGTAGAAGCAGAAAAATCAGCCCAAGCCAATGTAGTACGACGTAGAGAAGAGACTGCTGCAACTCGTAGCATGTTGAATACAGCAAGAGTTATGGAAGACAACCCCGTAGCTTTGAGATTGAAAGAATTAGAAGTATTAGAAAGAATTTCCGAGAAAATTGAGAAAATTCAAGTTAACGGTAGCTTAGATAGTATTTTGACAGAATTAATTCAAATTAATCGGAGTTAG
- the argJ gene encoding bifunctional ornithine acetyltransferase/N-acetylglutamate synthase — translation MSDWWEITGGVTAPRGYKAAGIAAGLKPSGAPDLALIVSDVEAIAAGVFTMSQVTAACVDYCRQRLMSAAGARAILCNAGQANASTGNQGWLDALESAMTLGQALNISSESVLLASTGVIGQRIKMDAFKAGIPKLVESLSENGSDDAAKAIITTDLVTKSIALETTIHDRPVRIGGISKGSGMIHPNMATMLAFVTTDAAVSPGLWQEMLSRAADKSFNAITVDGDTSTNDSLIALANGQSRTPAITEMGAEAEKLEAMLTAVCQHLAKAIARDGEGATCLIEVRVSGAQNERAALQIAKTVTGSSLVKSAIFGRDANWGRIAAAAGRAGVPFEQDDLRIKLGDFLLMEKGQPQQFDRKAASTYLKETAAESSLPQDVAATNNSNDLTVDRNTLKTQRIDNPVIIEVSVGNGKGEGKAWGCDLSYDYVKINAEYTT, via the coding sequence ATGAGTGACTGGTGGGAAATAACTGGTGGTGTTACGGCACCTAGAGGATATAAAGCAGCTGGAATTGCTGCTGGCTTAAAGCCTTCGGGTGCCCCAGACTTAGCGTTGATTGTTTCAGATGTAGAGGCGATCGCCGCAGGTGTGTTTACAATGTCGCAGGTTACGGCAGCTTGTGTTGACTATTGTCGTCAGCGGTTAATGTCGGCTGCGGGTGCCCGTGCAATTCTCTGCAATGCGGGGCAGGCTAACGCTTCTACAGGAAATCAAGGTTGGTTGGATGCCCTTGAAAGCGCAATGACGTTAGGGCAAGCACTTAATATTTCTTCAGAGTCTGTTTTGTTGGCTTCAACTGGAGTCATTGGACAAAGAATTAAGATGGATGCTTTTAAAGCAGGTATTCCAAAGTTAGTAGAATCACTTTCAGAAAATGGTTCGGATGATGCGGCGAAAGCGATAATTACTACAGATTTGGTGACAAAATCCATTGCTTTAGAAACTACTATACATGACAGACCGGTAAGAATAGGGGGAATCAGCAAAGGTTCGGGAATGATACATCCGAATATGGCAACGATGTTAGCTTTTGTAACTACAGATGCTGCGGTTTCTCCTGGATTATGGCAAGAAATGCTTAGTCGTGCTGCCGACAAAAGTTTTAATGCAATTACCGTTGATGGCGATACCAGTACTAACGATAGTTTAATTGCTTTAGCCAACGGACAATCCCGCACTCCGGCAATTACAGAAATGGGAGCCGAAGCTGAGAAATTAGAAGCAATGTTAACGGCGGTTTGTCAGCATTTAGCAAAGGCGATCGCTCGTGATGGGGAAGGTGCAACTTGTTTGATAGAAGTACGGGTTAGCGGCGCACAAAATGAAAGAGCGGCTTTACAAATCGCTAAAACCGTTACTGGTTCATCGTTGGTGAAATCTGCAATCTTTGGTAGGGATGCTAACTGGGGAAGAATTGCTGCTGCTGCTGGGCGTGCGGGGGTACCCTTCGAGCAAGATGATTTGAGGATAAAATTAGGGGACTTTTTGTTAATGGAAAAAGGACAACCCCAACAATTTGATAGAAAAGCAGCAAGTACATATTTAAAAGAAACAGCAGCAGAATCTTCTTTACCACAAGATGTTGCAGCTACTAATAATAGTAACGATTTAACTGTTGATAGAAATACGCTTAAAACTCAAAGGATAGATAATCCGGTAATTATTGAAGTTAGCGTGGGTAATGGTAAAGGTGAGGGGAAAGCTTGGGGATGCGATTTGAGTTACGATTACGTCAAAATTAATGCTGAGTATACAACCTAA
- the gatB gene encoding Asp-tRNA(Asn)/Glu-tRNA(Gln) amidotransferase subunit GatB encodes MTAATTVKTDYEAIIGLETHCQLATKTKIFSDSSTEFGADPNTNIDPICMGLPGVLPVLNEKVLEYAVKAGLALNCQIAKYSKFDRKQYFYPDLPKNYQISQYDLPIAEHGYIEIELVDKDDNPSRKKIGITRLHMEEDAGKLVHAGSDRLSGSSYSLVDYNRAGVPLVEIVSEPDLRSGQEAAEYAQELRRIVRYLGVSDGNMQEGSLRCDVNISVRPVGQKEFGTKVEIKNMNSFSAIQKAIEYEIERQIEAVESGEAIIQETRLWEEGSQRTISMRVKEGSSDYRYFPEPDLAPIEVTEEQLKNWESELPDLPAKKRHHYETELGLSAYDARVLTEERATAEYFETAVNKGANAKTAANWIMGDIAGYLNKEKLSISQINLTPNNLAEVAKLIDKGEISNAKAKEKLPDLLAGKAPKDVFAGEKLITDPAVLEPLIDEAIAGNPKEVEKYRSGKTNVKGFFVGQVLKKTGKRADPKLTNQLVDKKLKALVE; translated from the coding sequence ATGACTGCTGCTACAACTGTAAAAACTGATTACGAAGCGATTATCGGTTTGGAAACCCATTGTCAACTCGCTACTAAAACAAAAATTTTCTCCGATAGCTCCACAGAATTTGGTGCCGATCCTAATACTAATATCGACCCAATTTGCATGGGTTTACCTGGAGTTTTGCCGGTTCTCAATGAAAAAGTATTAGAATATGCCGTAAAAGCAGGTTTAGCTCTCAATTGCCAAATTGCGAAATACAGCAAATTTGACCGCAAGCAGTATTTTTATCCCGACTTACCCAAAAACTACCAAATTTCTCAATACGATTTACCCATTGCCGAGCACGGCTATATCGAAATTGAGTTAGTCGATAAAGATGATAATCCCAGTCGCAAAAAGATTGGTATTACTCGCTTGCATATGGAAGAAGATGCAGGAAAATTAGTCCACGCTGGCAGCGATCGCCTTTCTGGTTCGAGCTATTCTTTGGTAGACTACAACCGGGCTGGAGTACCTTTAGTAGAAATTGTTTCGGAACCAGATTTGCGCTCCGGGCAAGAAGCCGCCGAATATGCCCAAGAGTTACGTCGAATTGTCCGCTATCTTGGTGTCAGCGACGGTAACATGCAAGAAGGTTCGTTACGTTGCGATGTCAATATTTCCGTGCGCCCCGTCGGACAAAAGGAATTTGGCACAAAAGTTGAAATTAAGAATATGAATTCGTTCAGCGCTATTCAGAAGGCAATTGAATACGAAATTGAACGTCAAATCGAAGCTGTTGAATCCGGTGAAGCAATAATTCAAGAAACTCGTCTTTGGGAAGAAGGTTCTCAACGTACTATTAGTATGCGAGTTAAGGAAGGTTCTTCCGACTACCGTTATTTTCCCGAACCAGATTTGGCTCCCATTGAAGTAACTGAAGAACAATTAAAGAACTGGGAAAGCGAATTACCCGATTTACCTGCAAAAAAACGCCATCATTATGAAACCGAGTTGGGACTTTCTGCATACGATGCCAGAGTTTTAACTGAGGAGCGTGCTACGGCAGAATATTTTGAAACTGCTGTAAATAAGGGAGCAAATGCCAAAACTGCCGCCAACTGGATTATGGGCGATATCGCTGGCTATCTCAACAAAGAAAAACTCAGCATTTCCCAAATTAACTTAACTCCAAATAATTTAGCTGAAGTTGCCAAGCTGATTGATAAGGGCGAGATAAGCAATGCTAAAGCTAAGGAGAAACTACCAGACTTACTTGCAGGTAAAGCTCCTAAAGATGTTTTTGCTGGTGAAAAATTAATTACAGATCCAGCAGTACTCGAACCTCTCATCGATGAAGCTATCGCTGGAAACCCCAAGGAAGTTGAAAAATATCGCAGCGGCAAAACTAACGTCAAAGGTTTCTTTGTCGGACAAGTTCTTAAGAAAACCGGAAAGCGTGCCGATCCAAAACTAACCAATCAGCTTGTAGATAAGAAGCTCAAGGCTTTAGTCGAATAA
- a CDS encoding DUF421 domain-containing protein — protein MFEVIGNGINYALGLDAKEVNLWQMGLRAAVVYIAGWIMVRIAGDRRFLGKHAAFDVVLSIIFGSTLSRTINGSAPFFPTIGAGFVLVGMHWLFGGISFHFPALERLIKGSSRVLIRDGKVNYKNMQKSHLSEKDLESSLRSQAKLTEVSQVEIARLESSGDISVLAKESIPRIINVHVEEGVKTIKIEL, from the coding sequence ATGTTTGAGGTAATTGGCAACGGGATTAATTATGCTTTGGGATTGGATGCTAAGGAAGTAAATTTATGGCAGATGGGGTTAAGGGCTGCGGTAGTTTATATTGCCGGATGGATAATGGTTAGAATTGCCGGAGATAGGCGTTTTCTTGGTAAACATGCTGCTTTTGATGTTGTTTTAAGTATTATTTTTGGTTCTACCTTAAGTCGTACTATCAATGGTTCAGCACCTTTTTTCCCGACTATTGGTGCTGGGTTTGTCTTGGTAGGAATGCATTGGTTGTTTGGAGGAATTTCTTTTCATTTTCCTGCTTTAGAAAGATTGATTAAAGGTTCATCTCGCGTGTTAATTCGGGATGGTAAAGTTAACTATAAAAACATGCAGAAAAGTCATCTTAGCGAGAAAGATTTAGAATCTTCATTACGTTCTCAAGCGAAGCTTACCGAAGTCTCGCAAGTCGAAATTGCGCGATTGGAAAGTAGCGGTGATATTAGCGTTTTAGCTAAAGAAAGTATTCCCCGTATTATTAATGTGCATGTGGAAGAAGGAGTTAAAACTATTAAGATAGAATTGTAA